In the Aneurinibacillus soli genome, one interval contains:
- a CDS encoding iron-containing alcohol dehydrogenase — MNISKFVAPEIIFGIGGLEQAGESCRRLGARKALIVSDAGVLEAGWVEHIITFCRNSGLEYELFYSITSNPKDYEVTAGALHYRQTDCDAVIGVGGGSAIDAAKAIAILATNEGVIHDYEGIDNIHTPLPPMVMIATTAGSGSEVSQFSVIVDSTRQVKMTIISKSLVPDIAIIDPRTLATKDTELTAETGMDVLTHGIEAFVSVAATPLTDVQAKNAISLVSKHLRASTASRTNEEAKTAMAMASLQAGLAFSNAILGAVHAMSHAVGGRLDMPHGKLNAILLPYVMEYNYLAAPEKFMHIAELMGQNVSGMTVAEAGKRAIHHVRMLATDIDIPARLSDIGLDDARIPELSRAAREDACLITNPRDMSVRDLETLFYRAL; from the coding sequence ATGAACATCTCAAAATTCGTCGCGCCAGAGATTATTTTCGGCATCGGAGGACTTGAACAAGCAGGCGAAAGCTGCCGAAGACTAGGAGCCCGCAAAGCGCTTATTGTGAGTGATGCAGGTGTGCTAGAAGCAGGCTGGGTCGAGCATATCATTACTTTCTGTCGAAACAGCGGACTTGAGTACGAACTGTTCTATTCAATCACATCGAATCCAAAAGATTATGAAGTCACGGCAGGTGCTCTCCACTACAGACAAACCGATTGCGATGCTGTCATTGGTGTAGGGGGCGGCAGCGCGATTGATGCCGCCAAAGCGATCGCGATTCTTGCGACGAACGAAGGCGTTATTCATGATTATGAAGGCATCGATAACATTCACACACCGCTTCCTCCTATGGTCATGATTGCGACAACCGCCGGCTCTGGCTCGGAAGTCTCCCAGTTCTCTGTAATTGTGGACTCAACCCGTCAGGTCAAAATGACAATCATCTCAAAATCACTTGTTCCGGATATCGCTATCATCGATCCGCGCACACTCGCAACTAAAGATACAGAACTGACAGCTGAGACCGGCATGGATGTACTCACTCACGGTATTGAAGCATTCGTCAGTGTCGCCGCTACCCCCCTGACTGACGTGCAAGCTAAAAATGCAATCTCACTCGTCTCCAAACATCTACGTGCTTCTACAGCATCTCGAACGAATGAAGAAGCCAAAACAGCGATGGCAATGGCAAGTCTGCAGGCAGGTCTGGCGTTCTCGAACGCGATTCTTGGCGCGGTACACGCCATGTCCCATGCAGTTGGTGGTCGCCTCGACATGCCGCACGGCAAGCTAAATGCGATTTTACTCCCGTATGTAATGGAATACAATTATCTCGCCGCCCCCGAGAAATTCATGCATATCGCTGAGCTGATGGGCCAGAATGTAAGCGGCATGACAGTAGCGGAAGCGGGCAAGCGAGCGATTCATCATGTCCGAATGTTAGCCACTGATATCGATATTCCGGCACGTCTCTCAGATATTGGTCTCGATGATGCACGCATTCCAGAGTTAAGTCGGGCCGCCCGAGAAGATGCCTGTCTCATTACAAACCCACGCGACATGTCAGTTCGAGATTTAGAAACGCTATTTTATCGGGCACTCTAG
- a CDS encoding CBS domain-containing protein → MPMILVFYVRHSTKASVHRSMIVEQLMTRDVITISPSTPIQDAEKIMQEKNIRRLLVVENSKPVGIIVYRDMIGALNSPTILKETPIEWVMTRKLVTTSPDTNVIEAIHVLRRHKINALPVIDGDKLVGIITVVDLLHELTRRLENDPN, encoded by the coding sequence ATGCCCATGATCCTAGTATTTTATGTACGTCATTCCACGAAAGCGAGTGTGCATCGTTCCATGATAGTTGAACAATTAATGACCCGGGATGTTATTACCATCTCTCCGTCCACGCCGATCCAGGACGCGGAAAAAATTATGCAGGAGAAAAATATCCGCCGCCTGCTTGTTGTTGAGAATAGTAAGCCAGTCGGGATTATTGTGTACCGCGACATGATTGGCGCGCTGAATTCTCCTACTATTTTGAAAGAAACGCCGATTGAGTGGGTGATGACGCGCAAGCTAGTCACTACCTCACCCGATACGAACGTAATAGAGGCAATCCATGTGCTGCGACGCCACAAAATCAACGCGCTTCCTGTCATCGACGGGGATAAACTCGTTGGAATTATTACCGTTGTGGATCTGCTCCATGAATTAACCCGCCGTCTGGAGAACGATCCAAATTAA
- a CDS encoding iron-containing alcohol dehydrogenase, with amino-acid sequence MAEQVFGFYMPTVNLMGIGAAREIGGRMKSYGKKKALIVTDAGLHQLGVADQIAAYVEEAGLSAAIFPGAEPNPTDHNVEAGLAVYEQEQCDCIISLGGGSSHDCAKGIGLVAANGGRIHDYEGVDRSDKPMVTLLAINTTSGTASEMTRFCIITDSSRHVKMAIVDKHVTPTVSINDPLLTVKKPAGLTAATGMDALTHAVEAYVSTGATPITDACALQAIRLISRNLRQAVANGEDLVARENMSYAQFLAGMAFNNASLGYVHAIAHQFGGIYNLPHGVCNAILLPHVERFNLIAKADRFADIAEALGENIEGLPLREAAEKALDAIVALSADVGIPSGFRELGAKEEDIELLAVNAMNDACALTNPRKASLEEIKDIIRAAY; translated from the coding sequence ATGGCGGAGCAAGTATTCGGGTTTTACATGCCGACAGTGAATCTGATGGGGATTGGAGCAGCAAGAGAAATTGGGGGGCGCATGAAGTCATACGGCAAGAAGAAAGCGTTAATCGTAACAGATGCTGGCCTGCACCAGCTCGGTGTGGCAGATCAGATCGCAGCATATGTCGAGGAAGCAGGTCTGTCAGCCGCGATCTTCCCGGGTGCGGAGCCGAATCCAACCGATCATAATGTAGAAGCGGGACTTGCTGTATACGAGCAGGAACAGTGTGACTGTATCATCTCACTTGGCGGAGGCAGTTCGCATGACTGTGCCAAAGGCATTGGACTGGTAGCAGCGAATGGGGGACGTATTCATGATTATGAAGGTGTCGATCGTTCGGACAAGCCGATGGTGACATTGCTTGCGATCAATACAACATCCGGTACGGCGAGTGAGATGACACGCTTCTGTATCATTACGGATTCTTCTCGCCATGTGAAGATGGCCATTGTTGATAAGCATGTAACCCCGACTGTGTCGATTAACGATCCGCTTCTGACAGTGAAGAAACCGGCTGGCCTGACTGCCGCAACGGGCATGGACGCGCTGACACATGCCGTTGAAGCGTATGTCTCCACAGGAGCAACTCCGATCACCGATGCATGTGCGCTGCAGGCCATTCGCCTGATTAGCCGCAACTTGCGTCAAGCGGTGGCGAATGGGGAGGACTTGGTGGCACGAGAGAATATGTCCTACGCCCAATTCCTTGCTGGCATGGCGTTCAACAATGCGTCACTCGGCTATGTACATGCGATCGCCCATCAATTTGGCGGCATTTACAATCTGCCGCACGGTGTATGTAACGCGATTCTGCTCCCGCACGTTGAGCGCTTCAACCTGATCGCAAAAGCGGATCGTTTTGCCGATATCGCAGAAGCACTCGGTGAAAACATCGAAGGACTGCCGCTTCGTGAAGCAGCGGAAAAAGCGCTCGACGCCATCGTCGCCCTCTCCGCAGATGTCGGCATCCCATCTGGATTCCGTGAACTCGGTGCGAAGGAAGAAGATATCGAGCTTCTCGCTGTAAATGCAATGAACGATGCATGCGCGTTGACCAACCCGCGTAAGGCATCGCTCGAAGAAATCAAAGATATCATTCGTGCTGCGTACTAG
- the thiM gene encoding hydroxyethylthiazole kinase: MIEKQIAALLPQLREKKPLVHNITNEVVTNFTANGLLALGASPVMAYAPEEVADMAKIAGALVLNMGTLTTDMIASMIMAGRSANEHGVPVVFDPVGAGATPFRTEMARRIVEELELAVIRGNAAEIANVVGDAWQIKGVDAGEAGGDIVELARRAAKKLGTVVAITGKTDIVTDGETTYAIHNGDEMLTRITGTGCLLTSVVGAYTAIEKDYVLAATAGVASYGVAAEIARQSVNAPGAYQIALLDALYSVEEDQIAAIARIEQK, encoded by the coding sequence ATGATTGAAAAACAAATCGCAGCACTTCTGCCACAACTGCGCGAGAAGAAACCGCTCGTACATAATATTACAAATGAAGTGGTGACCAACTTTACAGCCAATGGGCTGCTTGCGCTTGGTGCATCTCCTGTGATGGCGTATGCACCGGAGGAAGTTGCGGATATGGCAAAAATCGCCGGTGCTCTCGTATTGAACATGGGCACCCTGACAACGGATATGATTGCTTCTATGATTATGGCGGGTAGATCTGCCAATGAGCACGGTGTTCCGGTTGTATTCGACCCGGTTGGTGCAGGGGCCACCCCGTTCCGTACGGAGATGGCGCGTCGAATTGTTGAGGAGCTGGAACTGGCTGTGATCCGTGGAAACGCAGCAGAGATCGCCAATGTGGTCGGAGATGCTTGGCAGATCAAAGGCGTGGATGCTGGTGAAGCGGGCGGTGATATAGTTGAATTGGCACGTCGGGCAGCCAAAAAGTTAGGAACGGTTGTAGCCATTACTGGCAAAACGGATATTGTGACAGATGGAGAGACGACGTACGCCATCCATAACGGGGATGAGATGTTAACGCGCATTACCGGAACAGGATGTTTGTTGACATCTGTAGTCGGTGCCTACACAGCCATCGAAAAAGATTATGTCCTTGCCGCCACAGCAGGAGTCGCAAGCTACGGGGTAGCAGCAGAGATCGCGCGCCAGAGTGTGAATGCGCCAGGTGCGTATCAGATCGCGCTGCTTGATGCACTGTACAGTGTGGAGGAAGACCAGATTGCGGCAATTGCCCGTATTGAGCAAAAGTAG
- a CDS encoding ATP-binding protein — protein MQEKEDMIQRLTGVKSSKRNYYHELKKNVRKIEKQNMQLDLINQVVKSFNIDMPFDDMLQHVLNRLRQMFPFDHLSLCTVENNSLVVSGSYPSELAVLTLGTVLDPDRSLYTDALRRRETVLYHIASPSVYIEDDMLQQLGMTQMFLLPLISRHRPLGVLSLCSTSTASYTGADLAFLQQLADQLAVCIENSRLYNEVLRSKNDWENTFSAVTDMLFYFDSSQRITRFNPSVIAFLELNSDQIQGRTCTELFEALHTDPCPVTECFATGHTAYARMTFSDGRLCDSFAYPVLDDIGQMYGAILYMKDITKKVHIEAQLIQSGKLAAIGEMAAGVAHELNNPLTAILGNTQLLLREFTTDTPEGKLLHDILGCGKRCRNIIQNLLTFSRQDAYTFEPCSLNEAVEQVLSLIRYQIEQSDIELHIKLADDLPLFEGSLQQIEQIVLNLLLNAKDAVLDTIDSIRRIVLRTEAAQHDGQTIVCLHIEDTGCGIAPDRLEEIFHPFFTTKEARRGTGLGLSVSLGIARAHNGRIEVTSNPGAGSRFTLLLPAAPLPMEKGETYESITDC, from the coding sequence ATGCAAGAAAAAGAAGACATGATCCAGCGCCTGACCGGCGTCAAATCTTCTAAACGTAACTACTACCATGAATTAAAAAAAAATGTCCGCAAAATCGAAAAGCAAAACATGCAGCTTGATCTGATTAATCAAGTCGTCAAAAGCTTCAACATCGACATGCCGTTTGACGATATGCTGCAACATGTCTTAAACCGCCTGCGACAGATGTTTCCATTTGACCATCTCTCCCTGTGTACGGTTGAAAACAACTCCCTTGTCGTAAGCGGCAGTTATCCATCTGAACTGGCGGTACTAACGCTAGGAACTGTGCTTGATCCGGACCGTTCTCTCTATACAGATGCCTTACGCCGCCGGGAAACGGTGCTGTATCATATCGCCAGTCCTTCGGTTTACATCGAAGATGACATGCTACAGCAACTTGGCATGACCCAAATGTTTCTGCTGCCACTTATCAGTCGTCACCGCCCGCTCGGTGTACTCAGCCTCTGCAGTACATCTACTGCTTCCTATACAGGGGCTGATCTTGCTTTTCTGCAGCAGCTCGCGGACCAGCTCGCGGTCTGTATCGAGAATTCCCGCCTGTATAATGAGGTGCTGCGCAGTAAAAATGACTGGGAAAATACGTTCAGTGCTGTCACAGATATGCTGTTCTATTTTGATAGTTCCCAGCGTATTACCCGCTTCAACCCATCTGTAATCGCTTTCTTAGAACTAAATTCAGACCAGATACAGGGCCGGACATGCACCGAACTGTTCGAGGCGCTACATACAGATCCATGTCCGGTTACGGAATGTTTTGCAACCGGACATACCGCATACGCACGAATGACATTTTCGGACGGGCGGCTGTGTGATTCTTTCGCCTATCCAGTGCTCGATGACATCGGACAGATGTACGGCGCGATTCTTTATATGAAAGATATTACGAAGAAAGTCCATATCGAAGCCCAGCTCATCCAGTCTGGCAAACTAGCCGCCATCGGAGAGATGGCAGCCGGCGTGGCGCATGAATTGAACAACCCGCTTACTGCCATTCTTGGCAACACGCAGCTTTTGCTGCGTGAATTCACAACCGATACACCGGAAGGGAAACTCCTACACGACATTCTCGGATGTGGCAAGCGATGCCGGAACATCATTCAGAACCTGCTCACATTCTCCCGTCAGGATGCATACACATTCGAACCATGCTCCTTAAACGAAGCGGTTGAACAAGTACTAAGCCTGATTCGCTACCAGATTGAACAAAGCGACATCGAGCTGCATATCAAGCTCGCAGACGACCTGCCACTTTTTGAAGGCAGCCTGCAACAGATCGAGCAAATCGTACTGAACCTGCTGCTTAATGCCAAAGATGCCGTACTTGATACCATCGACAGCATACGACGCATCGTGCTACGCACCGAAGCTGCGCAACACGACGGACAGACTATTGTCTGTCTTCATATCGAAGATACAGGCTGCGGTATCGCGCCGGATCGGTTAGAGGAAATTTTCCATCCCTTTTTTACAACGAAAGAAGCACGCCGGGGAACCGGACTCGGGCTATCGGTCAGCCTTGGCATCGCTCGGGCGCATAACGGAAGAATTGAAGTGACAAGCAACCCGGGCGCAGGCAGCCGCTTTACCCTGCTGCTGCCTGCTGCCCCGCTACCGATGGAAAAGGGAGAGACGTATGAGTCGATTACTGATTGTTGA
- a CDS encoding iron-sulfur cluster assembly accessory protein: MKCKITRNAAKKINEILAEEDSQGQTLRVLVTHAHDDHVHYGLDLDTPGENDEIVHTDKEIDVLLDKNVDALDGVKIDYLYLPEEGFVITNPSKGNHGDH, from the coding sequence ATGAAATGTAAAATCACACGCAATGCAGCTAAAAAGATTAACGAAATTCTAGCCGAGGAAGATTCCCAAGGCCAAACGCTCCGTGTACTTGTCACTCACGCACACGACGATCACGTCCATTACGGCCTGGATCTTGACACACCAGGCGAGAACGATGAGATCGTTCATACGGATAAAGAAATTGACGTCCTGCTCGATAAAAACGTGGATGCACTCGACGGTGTAAAAATCGACTATCTGTATTTGCCGGAAGAAGGATTTGTGATTACCAACCCTTCTAAAGGAAATCACGGCGATCACTAG
- a CDS encoding proline dehydrogenase family protein — protein MVGAGLKSFFLFLSQSRALNRAAKKWGLRFGASRFVAGKTIAEAVAKVKQLNEAGLICTLDHLGEFVTSRAEAEEATDYCIKTLEAIAKAGVTSNLSLKLTQLGLDLDESLCETNMRRILNTARRHRNFVRIDMEDYSRCKKTLDLLRKLRRDYSNVGTVIQAYLHRSEQDVANLKGVPLRLVKGAYKESPDVAYSQKAEVDHNFKRLIEAHLQTGTYTAIATHDDAIIAFVKQLVAEKGISHDRFEFQMLYGIRSDTQRALAAEGYTMRVYVPYGSDWYGYFMRRLAERPANVAFVVKGMFSR, from the coding sequence ATGGTGGGAGCCGGACTGAAAAGCTTTTTCTTATTCTTGTCACAAAGCCGAGCACTGAACCGGGCCGCAAAAAAATGGGGCCTGCGCTTTGGGGCGAGTCGGTTTGTCGCGGGGAAAACGATTGCGGAAGCCGTAGCAAAAGTGAAGCAGTTAAATGAAGCCGGGCTCATCTGTACGCTTGATCACCTCGGAGAATTCGTTACAAGCCGCGCCGAAGCGGAAGAGGCAACCGATTATTGTATCAAGACGCTTGAAGCGATTGCAAAAGCTGGTGTTACAAGCAACTTGTCGTTAAAGCTTACCCAACTGGGGCTTGATCTCGATGAATCACTTTGTGAAACGAACATGCGGCGCATTCTGAATACGGCCAGGCGGCACCGGAACTTTGTTCGGATTGATATGGAAGATTACAGTCGCTGTAAGAAAACGCTTGATCTGCTTCGCAAACTGCGGCGGGACTATTCGAATGTCGGAACGGTTATTCAGGCATACTTGCATCGTTCCGAACAAGATGTAGCGAACTTAAAAGGCGTTCCGCTTCGACTTGTGAAAGGGGCGTATAAAGAATCTCCTGACGTGGCCTATTCACAAAAAGCAGAGGTGGATCATAATTTCAAGCGTCTCATTGAAGCGCATCTGCAAACCGGGACATATACGGCGATTGCAACGCACGATGACGCGATTATTGCATTTGTGAAGCAGCTTGTCGCAGAGAAAGGCATTTCGCATGACCGTTTCGAGTTTCAGATGTTGTATGGCATCCGGTCGGATACACAGCGTGCGCTTGCAGCGGAAGGGTATACGATGCGGGTGTATGTTCCATATGGAAGTGATTGGTATGGGTATTTTATGCGACGGCTGGCCGAGCGTCCGGCGAATGTCGCATTTGTCGTGAAAGGAATGTTTTCGCGCTAA
- a CDS encoding DNA gyrase/topoisomerase IV subunit B encodes MKKTSTLYERNRRGSKVSRQPTQTTIQPAYSEDDIRVLKGLTAVRVRPGMYIGSTGSRGLHHLIWEIIDNSKDEVLAGYCDTITVTIHKDKSISIEDNGRGIPTGMNKDEGIPTPTVVFTVLHAGGKFGGGDGYKKSGGLHGVGASVVNALSEWLEVEIHRDGNVYRQRFEYVEEADGQFKAGHPVTDLEIVGQTRKTGTKVTFMPDARVFSDMNVQHNVLRERLRDNAFLLKGVTIRLRDQRPDAPEPEVFKFEEGIKAFVEFLNDGKNTLHDIVYFEGERDNVEMELAFQYNDNTTENMLSYVNTIPTIDEGTHVSGFRNAFTKVCNEYARKNNMLKKNDKNLTGNDYREGLMAVLSIRMDDPQFESQTKDKLGSEEARSAVEGIVAEKMSFFLEENPSIAKQIIERAIESRRIKEEIKKAAEALRNPNKKGKKKGKRTISDKYTPPSKKDADRNELFIVEGDSAGGSAINGRDRNFQAVLSLRGKPINVEKKKIYEVIGPNGNEEINTIVEVIGTGIGDDFNANNCAFDKIVIMTDADYDGAHIQILLLTLFYRYFSELIKRGKIFIAQPPLYKVYKQGKKGQEIIYAWTEEEREEAQKKLGRQSEIQRYKGLGEMNAEQLWDTTMNPQTRKLICVDLEDMAEAERTVTVLMGDKVPPRREWIENTVKFVMEEE; translated from the coding sequence ATGAAGAAAACCAGTACATTGTATGAAAGAAACAGGAGGGGAAGCAAAGTGAGTCGGCAACCAACTCAAACGACGATCCAGCCCGCATATAGCGAAGATGATATTCGCGTACTGAAAGGGCTAACGGCGGTGCGTGTCCGTCCCGGTATGTATATTGGCTCGACCGGAAGCCGTGGACTACACCATCTGATCTGGGAGATCATCGATAACTCGAAAGACGAAGTGCTCGCAGGGTACTGCGACACCATTACCGTAACGATTCATAAAGATAAAAGCATCAGCATTGAAGACAACGGGCGCGGCATTCCAACCGGGATGAACAAGGATGAAGGGATTCCGACACCAACCGTTGTCTTTACTGTCCTTCATGCCGGTGGGAAGTTCGGCGGTGGAGACGGGTATAAGAAGTCCGGCGGCCTGCACGGTGTAGGGGCAAGCGTTGTGAATGCGCTCTCGGAATGGCTGGAAGTCGAAATCCATCGGGATGGCAACGTGTACCGCCAGCGGTTTGAATATGTGGAAGAAGCAGATGGACAGTTCAAGGCTGGGCATCCAGTGACGGACCTTGAGATTGTCGGACAGACACGCAAAACGGGCACGAAAGTAACGTTCATGCCGGACGCGCGTGTTTTCAGCGATATGAATGTGCAGCATAACGTGCTGCGGGAACGCTTGCGCGACAATGCGTTTCTGCTCAAAGGGGTCACGATTCGTCTGCGCGATCAGCGCCCGGATGCGCCGGAACCGGAAGTTTTCAAATTCGAAGAAGGCATTAAAGCATTCGTCGAGTTCTTAAATGACGGGAAGAACACGCTGCATGACATTGTGTATTTTGAAGGCGAGCGGGACAATGTGGAGATGGAGCTTGCGTTTCAGTACAACGACAACACAACCGAGAACATGCTGTCGTACGTGAACACGATTCCAACGATTGACGAGGGAACACACGTATCCGGGTTCCGTAATGCGTTCACCAAAGTGTGTAATGAGTACGCACGGAAAAACAATATGCTCAAGAAGAACGACAAAAATCTGACCGGGAACGATTACCGGGAAGGATTGATGGCAGTATTAAGCATCCGTATGGATGACCCGCAGTTCGAGAGCCAGACGAAAGACAAGCTAGGCAGTGAAGAAGCGCGCTCAGCAGTGGAAGGCATCGTGGCGGAGAAAATGAGCTTCTTTCTTGAGGAAAACCCATCGATTGCCAAGCAGATCATCGAGCGAGCAATTGAATCTCGTCGCATTAAAGAAGAGATTAAAAAAGCAGCAGAAGCGCTGCGCAATCCGAACAAGAAGGGCAAGAAGAAAGGGAAGCGTACGATTAGTGACAAGTACACGCCGCCAAGTAAGAAGGATGCGGATCGTAATGAGCTGTTCATCGTAGAGGGAGACTCGGCAGGAGGCTCTGCGATTAACGGGCGTGACCGCAACTTCCAGGCGGTGTTAAGCCTGCGTGGAAAGCCGATTAACGTTGAGAAGAAAAAGATTTATGAAGTGATCGGACCGAATGGCAACGAGGAGATTAATACGATTGTCGAAGTGATCGGCACGGGAATTGGTGATGATTTCAACGCGAACAACTGCGCGTTTGACAAGATCGTCATTATGACCGATGCGGATTATGACGGTGCACACATTCAGATTTTGCTGCTGACATTGTTTTACCGCTACTTCTCCGAGCTTATTAAGCGCGGCAAAATATTCATTGCCCAGCCGCCGCTGTACAAAGTGTACAAGCAGGGGAAGAAAGGGCAGGAAATCATCTATGCGTGGACGGAGGAAGAACGAGAAGAAGCGCAGAAGAAGCTTGGCCGTCAATCTGAGATTCAGCGTTATAAAGGATTAGGTGAGATGAACGCCGAACAGTTATGGGATACGACGATGAACCCGCAGACACGCAAGCTGATTTGCGTCGATCTCGAAGATATGGCGGAGGCGGAACGCACGGTAACCGTACTCATGGGAGACAAGGTGCCGCCGCGCCGCGAGTGGATTGAAAATACCGTGAAATTTGTGATGGAGGAGGAGTAA
- the thiE gene encoding thiamine phosphate synthase produces the protein MTIQNWDKRLGVYLVMDIGDVNGQSALAIAQAAIAGGVDVIQLREKKAPLHDVIETGRKLCKLCRDHGVLFIVNDRVDVALLLEADGVHVGQDDLPADEARRLVGTDMFIGVSASSMEEAQRALEQGADYLGVGAIYATNSKSDAGDPVTPQLIADIRAITSVPLVGIGGITVDNCTDVMEHGADGVAVISAIVGAPDPKAAAALLKRRIAAYI, from the coding sequence ATGACCATACAAAATTGGGATAAGCGACTCGGTGTGTATCTTGTCATGGACATCGGGGATGTAAACGGACAGAGTGCGCTTGCTATTGCCCAAGCTGCGATTGCGGGTGGAGTAGATGTGATTCAGTTGCGCGAGAAAAAAGCGCCTCTGCACGATGTAATAGAAACCGGGCGAAAGCTGTGTAAGCTGTGCCGGGATCACGGGGTGCTTTTCATTGTGAATGATCGCGTCGATGTGGCACTGCTGTTGGAAGCGGATGGGGTGCACGTGGGCCAGGATGATCTTCCGGCAGATGAGGCGCGCCGCCTGGTCGGGACAGATATGTTTATTGGCGTATCCGCTTCTTCGATGGAGGAAGCACAGCGTGCGCTTGAGCAGGGAGCAGATTATCTTGGAGTGGGCGCAATTTATGCGACGAATAGCAAATCAGACGCGGGTGATCCGGTTACACCGCAGCTCATTGCCGACATTCGTGCGATTACATCTGTACCGCTTGTCGGCATTGGTGGGATTACCGTCGATAACTGCACAGACGTAATGGAACATGGAGCAGATGGTGTGGCGGTAATCTCAGCAATTGTCGGAGCGCCTGATCCGAAAGCGGCGGCAGCCCTCCTGAAGCGTCGTATTGCGGCGTACATATAA
- a CDS encoding carboxymuconolactone decarboxylase family protein → MTRDDSLYKRSYFSNIVQMGELVPDAFRSFMAFDRAALAPGRLSAKTKELIAIAIAHITGCPYCIEVHVEGGREKGVTKEEMGEAIVVATALKAGAALAHGVNALNAYEGDGDDELYRSSYFKRLAEFGIIAPDEFTAFVAFDKAALDAGVIGRREKELIAVACAHATGCPYCIELHTKAAKREGIDAAELAEAIMVAAALKAGSALAHSVNALRV, encoded by the coding sequence ATGACGAGAGACGATAGCTTGTACAAGCGCTCCTATTTTTCTAACATTGTACAGATGGGCGAACTTGTTCCAGATGCATTTCGTAGTTTTATGGCTTTTGACCGAGCGGCGTTGGCACCAGGAAGACTGTCTGCCAAAACAAAAGAGTTGATTGCGATTGCGATTGCACATATTACGGGCTGCCCATATTGCATTGAAGTACATGTGGAAGGCGGACGCGAGAAGGGCGTAACGAAAGAAGAAATGGGCGAAGCCATTGTTGTCGCGACTGCCTTGAAAGCCGGTGCTGCACTGGCTCACGGTGTTAATGCTTTGAATGCGTATGAAGGGGACGGGGATGACGAGCTGTACCGCAGTTCTTATTTCAAACGTCTTGCTGAATTCGGCATCATTGCTCCAGATGAGTTTACGGCATTTGTAGCCTTTGACAAAGCAGCACTGGATGCAGGTGTTATCGGACGGCGGGAGAAGGAATTAATTGCGGTAGCATGTGCACATGCTACCGGCTGTCCATACTGCATTGAGTTACACACCAAGGCAGCTAAGCGAGAAGGCATTGATGCGGCGGAGCTTGCAGAAGCGATCATGGTCGCAGCCGCACTGAAAGCGGGATCGGCACTGGCACATAGTGTCAATGCGCTTCGAGTCTAG